The Solanum pennellii chromosome 7, SPENNV200 DNA segment tgaaattcaactAAGTGACTTAATATGATTGGAATACGTAActtttataaatgaaaaaaatatgttttttttcttaatggtTGAGCACTTTTAAGCAATATTTAACTTCACACGATTTATTTTccaattctaatatttatagTCAAAGGTCAAATTAGAAACACCTTTCTAATATTTGCGTAGAACAAAttctacattatttttttttataatattgtacTTAAGTTTGGAGAATGAAATTGTTATTAATAAAAAGAGTTTTAGCTTCCAAAGTcgagattttgaaaaaaattaatctcaAACATCAAATCAGTAATAGCCCAAGCGaatattaaatatcaaatgagaaagaaaaaaaaattaagaaatttgagAATCAAGATAAGGGTTGGCAAtgtcatttcatttatataatgtatattaATATAGAGCTTCAGATATTTTATTTCGATTCAAAAAAGatattgaatattaaataaaaacaacaaaaataaaactaattcaAATGAGCATTAAGATATCATTGCTGTCATGATTTTATGTATCTTAATATGAGGTTAGAAAAATttgtcttgaatttttttttatgtggattataaaattaatttgttaaCCTTGCTTACATCATCATTAttctcaaatttaaataaattaaataagaggGTAATAGTAAGCCAACACCCTATGcataaaattaaactatttgatATTTAAGGTGGCATAGTTGTTGTTATTTGGTGTTGATTCTTGAAGTATCAAATCATcctaaagaaaggaaaaaaaaagatttattgaGTTGAAATATATAATCATAGGCATAGTTGGAGTACATTATATTGATTCATACAAAATATGAATCCTCTTTATctaattaatactaataattgttttcatattaatttaaaattaaagtaaaaattcataaactttaTATTCTGAATCTATATGATGTTGCTAGTTTCATCTGCTAGTAAGAGAAGTCGTGGTAAATGaattcttcttatttttagtaaaaagagtctgatatacccctaaattttgtcatttagagctgatataccccttgttatgaaagtgactcatatatacccctacttgtaaacaaatggctcacatataccatTTTCtttaacggaaatgaaaaaaataataatttaaatctaaattttaattatttttttctaaaatatataatcccatatgagtaaatttaatcatcgtcaaacatattttttttgacttttttttgtctcaatgactaatttataattattattttgataatcaaatttatttatgtttcactaatattcttgtaaaacttattatagatgaccaaattttttcttcgatacgaaattaaattacaatacacacaaaaaaaatagtttattttttttctctttaaactaaggaatgaaagaaaaaaacaaaataagaataagaatctcaaataattataataaaagaagtcaaaaaataatttatgtatgaaaaaaattaaaatataccttgaactttgatagaagaatcatatatacccctaaataatttttttttaaaaaattaaaagcaaataaatataaatttaaaaactaattttttaacgtCCATTAAATAAAggatatatgtgagccattttttTACGgcagggtatatgtgagccgtttgtataacggtaagggcatatatgagccacttttataacgagggtaTATCAGcttcaaatgacaaagttgaggggtatatcaaacCCTTTTCCCTAATAACTTCTATATTTCCGccataaatttttcaaatttttttgtgatgtTTATATCATGTCAACATCTCATACTACTCATTTAATGGCCATACAATCCCATGAAATATGGGTTCTTTCTTTAGCTTgacaatttaaattattcaCCAATTGGAAAAACCATAGTGAAGCTTTTCTTGATGATGATTAAGCCACCACCCCATcatatctatatgtatatatagcctataaatatattatatttgtccCCATTACTTTTCATCCTCTTAAcaaccccccacccccacccccccaaaaaaaaagttaattcatGTACTAAGTGACAATGAAGAGATGCCAAAACCCCTTTTGTTTGAAACAACATGggcatcttttttttttcaaccttTTCCAACTTTTGAAGTTCAACAAGGAATCCTCATATAAGAATTATACTAACAATAGAAAATCTCACATGAAATAGGCAAAGGAAAAAAAAGctactttaatttttctccaCTAATGTTGTGGAAATAATTATGGATTTGTTTAAGGATTAATCAACTAAACTTTACACACAAGCATGCAATTCaactttatacatatatatataagaaaaaaaattatttaagaaaaagtaaagttTATTCCAAGAATCACACTTATCCTTTTGGATAGATATGTAAAAGATGTAAGACACTTAGAACTTACATtagtgaataataatataagtgaTTATTGATGTTCAATATAATTAAACCATAAAGTCATTCTATAAAATGTGCTTTTTAAAAGGTTACATGTATGGTGACACAAAGGTTATTAGGTACTAGGATATGACTAGATTAATGTTCTATTCAATTGTCTCAATTTATTTTACGTTATTGTGTTTAACTGAACATAAAGcgtaatttttttcttaccaCTAGTTACTTTAAACActccatcaattttttttgggtcaTAAAAGCCTACCAATTGAAGTAATATGAGTAGTTTTAAATGTAATTAtctctaaatataaaattttctaagaTATGACTAGATCAATATAACATTTATAATTTATGTGATGATGTTCAATTAAgcattgcattttttttaaaaaaatgacttttcgaTTGTAGTGTTAAACGTGCAATGagatttatatgattataaaacGTGCAAAAAAGATGAATAgagaaatttatattaaattatttttagatgtaaaaactattcttttaaaaatagatcaataaataaaaatgtcacataaataAAATCGAGAGAGCACTAACTATTGCTTCTTCTCATAATTGTTTTATTAATGTACAAATTAGATGACTATTTAAATGGTgacaaaatttcttaaaaggCCATATAGTGCAAACAGTTGGACAATTTGTGGTTAAAATGTTAAGTCCCCaaattttattgtaaaaaaGAACTTCTAGACATGGGCCAAATTGGGCTAATATATTGGGCTTCTTACAATGGGCTTGAATAATAAGGagtttttatataaataacCGATCGagtttattgttttatttttctaatcggcatatataaattatatattgatttaaataattatacacATATTGGCTTCTATCTAGGTTAATACtttgaaaaaatgatttgtGTTGATGTAATTACGTTATTGATACTTACTGGGTCATTTGCACTTTTAGCCCTATTTAGTGCCCGTCTTTAATTTTTGCCCCTCGGGAAAAATAACTTTTTCGATggacataaatttatattctcaCAAGTTATATCATGCGTCGATAAAGAATACATATCTCGATAggtatatatttaatttcttaagGCGAAAATTAAAGACCGGTTCAAAGGCCCAAGCTCCTTTGGGCCATAAAATACAATTCCCTAAAGTGAAACtcaaatttttatctttaaaataagaTGAATGGCCCAATGGGCCTAAGATGGAATTTCATGAAGGGAATTCCAAAATTAGTAATTACTGAAATCTAAATGTTTATgttgttatataaaaaaaaaacctccttctaatttaaattatttatcgtgatttttaaatatagttGTTTcgatttatttattagtttagAAGTTCAAGttatttttctccatttttgcCCTTAGAAGTAATTATTCTTGAATACTATAAATATCTGATCGATtagaataaatattaaataaagagagattatattttaagatataaatcaaaaataaaatttgtttcgCCGTTGTTGATATCAACTtcttaattaactaaaaatgtAAACTATTTGTCTAATGATATCTAGCTATGTCTATCCATGCTAGCTTCATATTTAATCGTCTATAACTtgttaaaagtatatattttttctcttaatttacgTGACACGTCTcgttttttataatttaaactaTGTAAATTTTAActaacaatatttaaaaaataatttctattttaatgaTATTAGCAATAGATGAGTATTTTTTATAtagctttttttttattaaaaaaaatctaaattttaattttaacgtGGTGCCAAATCCAGTGAATTTAGTTTCAAAGATTAGTCAAATCAACTCtcagaaaataaaaagtatcacataaattCAGACTGAAGAGCAATGCTGATAACCTAAAAACTAAATCCTGAACTTGAACCCGAACCATGAATCCTAAATCATAAACCCTAAATTAACATGAAGAAACTTCATCGAAAATTAGTCAAATCGACtatagaaaaattgaaaaatatcacataagtTAAAAgacaagagagagagagagtgtgttGATGATAACCTAACAAATATTCACATCACtttctatatattattatctatCTCCCACtccattttcttcaaataaCAACCACACAACATGAAGATActtcccttttttcttcttgtcaTTTTTCTACTTGAAATAACAATTTCTGTTGAGTCCCAAACTCCAGCACTCTTAAAATATGTACTTCAATGGCCACCTACTTTTTGTTTTCAACTTAATTCCAAAGAAGCAAAATTTTGCAAAGAACCAATTCCTCAAAATAAATTCACACTCCATGGTGTTATGCAAGCAAATGAAGATGGATTTAACATAAAATGTGACTATAACAAAAAGATCCAAATGATTTGGATAATGTGGCatgtatacatacatattcagAGTTTAAGTTTTATGCACTGACAATACGTGTTACATTTTTATGGCATTGTTTGTAGTTGGAAGAAGTGGAAAGTGATCTAGTAAAGTTCTGGCCCTCGCTTAGAGAAGAGTTATGGAAGCATGAGTGGCGCGTCGATGGATCATGTGGAGGAACAACACCTCAAGAGTACTTCTACAAAGCAATAATGATGAATCACATACCTGAAAAAGGAAACTTGTATAATTACTTGGAATCAAGTGAGATTATTGCAAGTGATGACTTGGCTTATACAAAACAACATATTGTTGAGGCTATACAAAAGTTGGTTTTATGAAGTTCCTTTTGTAGATCATAAACCACATTATAATGTTTACCTCTCTTGTGTTCCAATTGATTCATATAACAATACTCATGTTTACTTGAGTGAGGTTGCTTGGTGCACTGAACTTGAAGGTGTTCAATACATTTCATGTCCATCAAAAGCTAATCCAACAAGTTGCCCTAAAGAAGCCCTAATTATGCTCCCTCTTGATTATATTGAGTAAGTTATTTGTACTCGatctttaattatattttaattgcCTATCAGGAGTTTGAGGTTCTAAATTTTAGGACAGCATGTTGATAGTGGGGTTCGAATTCACAACACTAgtataaaagtattttttttttggtttcccaCCCGGTGTCCGGAGCCCATATTGGAGCTCCAACTAAATCTGGATCGCGCACTGTAGGGCCCATTTGGGGGTGGCGCTCCCAACAGGATAgtataaaagtatttttcacTACAAGAAAAGTGTGAATTACAGGGTAATCCctgcaaattttcatactaatcccCATGTAATTTACCCTTTTCTTGTAGTGTTTCATCACTCATCGTTACTACTTTTGTCAATGAATTTTGTTAGCGGttcacaaattaatataaatatatatagttattttattttctaatacaAATACAAAGTCTACGAAAAAACTAGTTTATTGATATGAACCCACGAACCCCTACCTAGCTCTGCATAtaagttcaagaaaagaaaacttttgaaaaattctGATTTGTAAGCTAGCTAGGTATAGATAATTCTTATTAaggaaattatatttgaattttttgtttttgtttttaatggattaataattgaaaaagatatatagtgttaaataaaatgaaatgaaagggAATATATCTAATCAATGAATGCAAGAGGTAATTCGTTTATCCTAATTTATGATGTGATATTATAAGAGTTTGTATGACtaataatttaaagttaaacttggtatgtttgttttttgaaattaaattgaaatattaaattgattcagtatttcaaaatttaaatttagattttaaaaaataatacgtAAAGTattactataaattgcaattttctGATGTTAATATGTTGATCAGAATATAATAACCATTGAGTTCTAATAAATATTTactgatttaaattttaatattaatgttatttttatatttctttgtaGGTTGGATCCTCTTTTGCTATcatgttttttagtttttatcgACATTAGTTAGTCATTAGATTCAATAATACTATAGGCTAAAAACgaaatttgaaaaaagtgttaaaatataattattactagtaattgaatttaaataaaattatttagcaATAACAATAAAATCATTACTATAAAAGCTTATTTTTGGCATAATTTATATAgtgaaaaagagaaagagagagaaattttgagtcacaataaatataaataaaatagaaagatGATCATTTTATTTGCTTCATTATTCAGTACATATCACAGTCACAATTAAAAACATTATTCATCTttctattattaataataataattaatattattattagtcACTAAACTTTCTAATATAATAAAGCTTCACATAATTGACCAAGAATCTCCATAAGCTATTGGGTCCAAGCTTTTCTCCTGTTGTTTGATAGGCtgcagaaaaaaataaataaatcaccatATTAGTTTAATATGGAATTGTTTAAAATCCagaataaataatttcaaattaattttcaaatataataattttatttttaaaaaagcttGAAAATTTGTCATAATTTATACTCTTTTAAGTTATGTACTAGTAAATGTCATAGCAAATTATTTATGATCTTAATTAATAGACTATTACTCCATCTAATgagttaaatttaaattaaagtaaaaatatatatttcttttgtaagTGTTCACTTAGGAATAGAAAGTAGAACTAGCGGTGACAGATCTATCAGTAAACATAAATTGCTATCGCTCACCTGATTGGATGTCTATTTGATAGAGTTCGGAGCCTAaaggatataaaatattaataaaattttaaaacggtatataaaattttatattaaccaaaacggcaaaatctcTGGAATAACAGCGATTTCATCCGCCGGAAAAGGCAGCAATTTtgtaaaatgtgatttttttcaaaaaaaaaaaagattcaaactatatctaggcagcgattttcaatttttttaaaaaataattttttttagaaaatcgatgccatttttttaaaaaaaaaaacatttaggcagcgatttcaaattattttttttagaaatcgctgcctaggcagcgatttccattttttttaagaaaatcgctgcctaggcagcgatttgaattttttttaaaaaaaatcacattttgcaaaatcgctgcagtacCAGCGATTGCTTTTCCTGGTGGAGgaaatcgctgttgttccagcaattttgccgttttggttaatataaaattttgtgtaccattttggaatttttgttaatattttataccctttagccTCCGGACTCCTATTTGACAGATATATAAGCATAGTAGAAATTGTCAAAAAAACTTTAACGACTCTGAATATAACGACACAACTCaatataattatcattaaatacTTTTGCGAAGAAATATTATTATCAcaaaatatctcttttgttACAGTGTCGAAGAAAGAACGTACCTTTGGAGGCGAAGGACGAGgaacaataatattttgaacacgACAACGTTTGTTAATGAGAGAAGTTGGACAATCCACAAAATCCTTTGCTTCATCTGTGTAGCAAAATGTAACTTGATTCAAATAAGCATGAGTTGTGTTAATGTCTTTGCAAGTGAAATACACATCTGTATTCTTTGCAACTTTTTTGAATGAGTTCAAGATTTCAACATTGTTGTATGTAGCAGAGTCACAAGGGACTATTCCATTTGAGTTTATTAAATGACTTTGTAACAAATCTCCAATTTCACTATCCAATCTTGAAGCCCTATTGAAATATTGTATTGGAGTTTTGAACCTTTTCATTGTACATGTTCCATATGTATTCCAAGCTTCCTTCCACATGTCTTTGGGATCTTGTTTAGTAAGAGAGGGCCAAAATACGTTGAGTTTATTTACCATCGCGGTATCAAACtgtgaccaaaaaaaaaaaagaattatcttGTTAGCAGTGACGGAGGCAGGAATAATTTTCTGGCTAAGGAGGTTAGGTGACCCCTTAAATAAACATAAACGCTTGTTAGTATTGTTTGAAGATATAGTTAAATAAAACGATGATCTTTTTAATCTTTTAGAGGAAATAAGATGATTGTGCGATTCAACATGGTATGTTAGGGATCGAGGATCTGAATCTCATAACCTCCACCTATTAGAtggaaaaaaaaggtttttttttatgtgtttgagttaaagaaaataatcagACTCATATGTGAAGGGAATTGTATTGAAAttgtaataatataaataagaaaacgtAATTTACCTAACAATTTGATCTTTTAGACGAAATAttcacaaattatatattttactttccAAAATTATACactaagttttaaaaaaaaaatcataccaCTTTGTTCCAATCACGTACTACTGGATCTTTACAACCTTGTTGAATATTTCCATTGGAATCTGTGCCCCAAAAACCTTTTAGAGTGAATTTGAGAGGAGGAATTTGTTTACACCCCACTGGGGTATCCTTATTACAATAAGTTTCTGACCATTTATAAACAAATTGTGTTTGTGCTATATTTTGTGAACAAACACAAATGAAAAATAGTGTGAGATGAGTGAGAAATAAGAGTGAAAGAttattcattttcattattttttaagatataGTCTATGAGGAAAAAACTTGCTATGAACTACATGAGAATATATAGATGTCTTGTAAGGTCCTTTGTCTATTTTAAATAACccacccaccccaccccacccactAGGGTCTTTTCGATTGAAAAAACCAATAGGACGCGATCTATTTTACACTATTATTGAGTATAAATCGTCTGATTTTGGTGGATCGAAAAAAAGTTGATCGGTATAAGAAACAACTGATTCGGTAGGTAAAATTTAAACTGGGTGACTTGGAAAGAAACTGGCCCTTTGATATTGTAAGGTAAGAGTTGACTGTAGGCGATGACTTAGTGAAGGAAATCTATGAGAAAAGGGttttgataaatttcatttttgataaatttagtggatttatattttagtttgaATAGTAATATTTTGGTCGAGAATGGtgataaatgaatatatattggctaactattttatatgtaaaatcATTTATCTTCgttcttcttttcatatttgtttcattatttttatgggatttgaaataaatcataaaaaagaattctttcttttaaatcTGAATCGTATGATTTCTTCATAATTGATTTTCATTTATCCTCATATTTGTAAGAgatagtatttatttatttttttaaaaaaataatattgaagctaaaataaaaaaaaattacaaaataaattacgAAGAAGACGATGAGTGGGATGGGGGGTAGGggtacttttctttttttgaaaaaaagtgtcaattaaagaagaagaaaattcttttaagttaattatagAGTCAAGTATCAATAAAAGAagaatgtgtatatatatttta contains these protein-coding regions:
- the LOC107024272 gene encoding ribonuclease MC-like is translated as MKMNNLSLLFLTHLTLFFICVCSQNIAQTQFVYKWSETYCNKDTPVGCKQIPPLKFTLKGFWGTDSNGNIQQGCKDPVVRDWNKVFDTAMVNKLNVFWPSLTKQDPKDMWKEAWNTYGTCTMKRFKTPIQYFNRASRLDSEIGDLLQSHLINSNGIVPCDSATYNNVEILNSFKKVAKNTDVYFTCKDINTTHAYLNQVTFCYTDEAKDFVDCPTSLINKRCRVQNIIVPRPSPPKPIKQQEKSLDPIAYGDSWSIM